The proteins below are encoded in one region of Portunus trituberculatus isolate SZX2019 chromosome 17, ASM1759143v1, whole genome shotgun sequence:
- the LOC123505157 gene encoding serine-rich adhesin for platelets-like isoform X11, with the protein MSLLSLTAKMMAAVQCGGGSLGSRSRRKKFDDNQWWELFDTNTSRFYYYNATSQKTVWHRPQNCDIIPLAKLQQIKQNTEVADDDDGRKVVKESIGTQTPAKLQQQQAQHSSPAPHHLRLKTNGSLPLSTTTTTTSSTSSTTTSIPPHKNGVLQAAVPSMASTPHHPKLSPSSSLSSSRSSLSGVPGPGSLQRCHSAFLGRRGPRGSLPGISSSSGAEEVLDCGVGGGAGRRGGRLRWSGRAVPHSRGGPGPGSLQKKEPSGLTDGLSLPHSLARRVTSSNTQTSSAPSPRPVRRPSAPTTSPSGGSGGGSGSRGGSGGSTPGHHHHHHHRHTGSCSHHHHHHHHHPEATNGEAGGRRMRRSSQSSQGSSLSYTRPYKQVPEAVSAPAIVLLQESGRSSDSSMSQSRTSLESSGYRLLESPRGSARDAKLALAGNSRVGERRSKEGDPASSPRSPDSMSSQSSPTHPQGAPGTPSSHRRPHPDRREPASRYKAAPQHDFALLQMAKQRSFDVSNYPKRSELNLDRPREIALSRSYSFMSRPRCHDEDGMHERFLVASSGGGSGSGGLRSVESTPQPRRRNKHDVAGSPDSSLGSHGYLSHRQRSDSSGLESLATPMMHRKQRSLESGKTRLRADLRPSSSAHTRLVASDSSPSPPSPKHEFSPFTFESPKGQDSGASTLTDKDTRSNYGRGSADSSPHSQVDSGLVSGTTGSRGSIDSNSRRTERPDKETKHSSTEATAKVSPSRPASEREGRRCSHRRHHHCSKHRTGNSAPAPGSGCGAPASTTTAPSGTTDSDRSDTLQSSSSSQHLVQASSGTNSHNHNSSSGSSSTAKQASPSSSSKQASPSTAGTGRQTSPSTTNTTSTTTTTTTTTTTAAAPGRQTSPQHHDLTHLYSNLEYVYEQPVYQYIMEQAKLTGYRFGDALFEDGDSLHSDDSAGRLDDSDEFADDEGMSNADSSSQEYLEDVNYLADDEMYSDFYMPFSWRNKTKLDEDDTVDGTKESQAPSAVHSGPGITAPSPQVAPRTSLPCTIPSAASHAPMPPNSLPLDTQHASLRRKQDASNHQPLYSPILEKGELSGGGGGTGSGGGQLGNRPLSISIPNMTDPTLTTNPVTGSLHRPSQGLTALSLMKKPPSESDFERYSGGGGGEGHNMEKYAQENLNIHTRGLLRKKVPVVDMISWTKDLIRKPMLATLDKSLKNQACDLFRLVQIYMSDRKPKPGMTLNSVGLDLVSTCFNTEDLRDELFVQICRQTTENHKRDSLRRGWELLAICLAFFPPSDKFNPYLAGYISRHCDPAFCSMFPDVSKWPIHIQVAHYAGVCMKRLERTTVNGKRQRLKKPTLEEIDLARLHIFRASMFGSTIEEVMALQRDRYPHRRLPWVQTTLSEEVLRLQGTNTEGIFRVPADFEEVHQLKQVVDQWEVGDCGEAHVCAALLKLWYRELYEPLIPDSLYQAAINAHEDPQQAVALVNNLPEINRLVLSYLIRFLQYFAQPEIVAATKMDASNLAMVMAPNCLRCTSDDPRIIYENTRKEMAFIRTLIQNLDTAFMEGVV; encoded by the exons atGTCTCTGCTGTCTCTCACCGCCAAGATGATGGCCGCCGTGCAGTGTGGCGGCGGCTCCCTCGGATCCCGTTCAAGAAG GAAGAAATTTGATGACAACCAGTGGTGGGAGTTGTTTGATACCAACACGTCgcgtttctactactacaatgccACCTCACAGAAGACTGTCTGGCACCGACCCCAAAACTGTGACATCATTCCCCTGGCTAAGCTGCAG CAGATCAAGCAGAACACGGAGGTGGCTGATGATGACGACGGCAGGAAGGTGGTCAAAGAATCCATCGGAACTCAGACCCCTGCTAAACTG cagcagcagcaggcgcaGCATTCCTCCCCAGCCCCGCACCACCTTCGCCTCAAGACCAATggttccctccccctctccactaccaccaccaccacctcctccacctcctccaccaccacctccatccccCCCCATAAAAACGGTGTCCTCCAGGCTGCCGTACCCAGCATGGCGTCCACCCCACACCACCCCAAACTGTCCCCAAGTAGTTCCCTGAGTTCATCCCGGTCATCCCTGAGTGGAGTGCCCGGCCCCGGCTCCCTCCAACGGTGCCACAGTGCCTTCCTGGGGCGGCGGGGGCCACGGGGTTCCCTGCCAGGGataagcagcagcagtgggGCGGAAGAAGTGCTAGACTGTGGGGtgggaggcggggcggggcggcgtgGGGGCCGGCTGAGGTGGTCAGGGCGGGCTGTTCCGCACTCACGGGGTGGCCCTGGCCCGGGGTCATTGCAGAAGAAGGAACCATCCGGCCTGACGGatggcctctccctcccacactccctGGCCAGGAGGGTGACCAGCTCCAACACACAGACTTCCTCGGCACCCTCCCCGCGGCCCGTCAGGCGCCCCTCGGCTCCCACCACTTCTcccagcggcggcagcggcggcggcagtggaaGTAgaggtggcagcggcggcagcactccaggacatcaccaccaccaccatcaccgccacactGGATCGtgttcccatcaccaccatcaccaccaccaccaccctgaggCCACCAACGGGGAAGCGGGGGGACGCAGGATGCGCCGCAGCTCCCAGTCCTCGCAGGGGTCCTCACTGTCCTACACCCGCCCCTACAAGCAG GTCCCAGAGGCCGTCTCAGCACCAGCCATTGTCCTCCTGCAGGAGTCAGGTCGTTCCAGTGACAGTTCCATGTCACAGAGCCGCACTTCCCTGGAGAGCTCCGGCTACCGGCTGCTGGAGTCCCCACGGGGTAGTGCTAGGGATGCCAAGCTGGCCCTGGCAGGGAACAGCAGGGTGGGCGAGCGCCGCAGCAAGGAAGGAGACCCGGCTTCCTCCCCGCGCTCCCCCGATTCCATGTCTTCTCAGTCCTCCCCAACTCATCCCCAGGGGGCCCCTGGTACCCCCTCCTCCCACCGGCGACCTCACCCCGACAGAAGAGAGCCGGCCTCACGCTACAAGGCAGCACCGCAGCATGACTTTGCCCTGCTACAGATGGCCAAGCAGCGAAGCTTTGATGTCTCCAATTACCCCAAGCGGTCAGAGCTGAACCTGGACCGGCCGCGTGAAATAGCCCTCTCCCGTAGCTACAGCTTCATGTCTCGGCCGCGCTGCCATGACGAGGATGGCATGCACGAGCGCTTTCTGGTGgccagcagcggcggcggcagtgggtCCGGTGGCCTGCGTTCGGTGGAGTCCACGCCACAGCCGCGCCGCCGCAACAAGCACGATGTGGCCGGCAGCCCCGATTCATCCCTGGGCTCCCACGGCTACCTCAGCCACAGACAGCGCTCAGACAGTTCCGGCCTGGAGAGTCTGGCCACTCCCATGATGCACCGCAAGCAGCGCTCCCTGGAGTCTGGCAAGACCAGGCTGAGGGCAGACCTGCGGCCCAGCAGCAGCGCACACACCAGACTGGTCGCTTCAGATTCTAGTCCCAGTCCCCCGAGTCCCAAGCACGAGTTCTCCCCATTCACCTTTGAGTCTCCCAAGGGGCAGGACAGCGGGGCCTCCACGCTCACTGACAAAGACACTCGCTCCAACTACGGGCGGGGCTCAGCGGACAGCTCGCCACACTCCCAGGTGGACTCTGGCCTGGTGTCCGGCACCACCGGCAGCCGCGGCTCCATCGACAGCAACTCCCGGCGGACGGAGCGGCCGGATAAGGAGACCAAGCACTCCTCCACCGAGGCCACTGCCAAGGTCTCCCCAAGCCGGCCGGCCAGTGAGCGTGAGGGCCGCCGCTgcagccaccgccgccaccaccactgcagcaaGCACCGCACCGGCAACTCAGCCCCAGCCCCCGGCAGTGGCTGCGGTGCCccagccagcaccaccactgctccgtCAGGCACCACAGACAGCGACCGCAGCGACACCCTccagagcagcagcagctccCAGCACCTGGTGCAGGCCAGCAGCGGCACAAACAGCCACAACCACAACTCAAGctcaggcagcagcagcactgcCAAGCAGGCCTCccccagcagtagcagcaagcAGGCTAGCCCCAGCACTGCTGGCACAGGCCGGCAGACCagcccctccaccaccaacaccacctccaccaccaccaccaccaccaccaccaccaccactgctgccgctCCAGGCCGCCAGACCAGTCCACAGCACCACGACCTCACTCACCTCTACTCCAACCTGGAGTATGTGTATGAGCAGCCCGTCTACCAGTACATCATGGAGCAGGCCAAGCTCACAG GTTACCGGTTTGGTGATGCCCTGTTTGAGGATGGCGACTCCCTGCACAGTGATGACTCCGCCGGCCGCCTTGACGACAGCGACGAGTTTGCTGATGACGAGGGCATGTCCAACGCTGACTCCTCCTCACAG GAATACTTGGAGGATGTCAACTACCTGGCTGATGATGAGATGTATTCTGACTTCTACATGCCGTTCAGCTGGAGGAACAAGACCAAGCTGG ATGAAGATGACACAGtcgatggcaccaaagagagcCAGGCACCCTCGGCAGTCCACAGCGGGCCTGGCATTACGGCACCCTCCCCACAGGTGGCTCCCAGGACGTCTCTCCCTTGCACCATCCCCAGCGCTGCCTCCCACGCCCCCATGCCTCCCAACAGCCTCCCCCTGGACACCCAGCATGCCTCACTCAGAAGGAAACAGGACGCAAGCAACCACCAGCCTCTCTACTCACCCATCCTGGAGAagggcgag ctaagtggtggtggtggtggtactggtagtggtggaggacagCTGGGCAACcgtcctctctccatctccatcccGAATATGACTGACCCAACACTCACAACCAACCCTGTGACTGGCTCTCTCCACCGGCCCTCACAG GGGCTGACGGCTCTCTCCCTCATGAAGAAGCCTCCCTCAGAATCAGACTTTGAGCGGtacagcggcggtggcggtggcgaggGGCACAACATGGAGAAGTATGCACAAGAGAACCTCAACATCCACACCCGTGGCCTGTTGAGGAAGAAAGTGCCTGTTGTGGACATGATCTCATGGACAAAG GACCTGATAAGGAAACCCATGCTGGCCACCCTCGACAAGTCCCTAAAGAACCAGGCCTGCGACTTGTTCCGGCTGGTTCAGATCTACATGAGTGACCGCAAACCCAAACCAGGCATGACCCTCAACTCAGTAGGCCTGGATCTGGTGAGCACCTGCTTCAACACAGAGGACCTCAGAGACGAGCTCTTTGTGCAGATCTGCCGCCAAACCACTGAGAATCATAAGAG GGACAGTctgaggagaggatgggagctGCTGGCCATCTGCTTggcattcttccctccttcagacAAATTCAATCCTTACTTGGCTGGCTACATCTCCCGTCACTGCGACCCGGCCTTCTGCTCCATGTTTCCTGATGTTTCCAAGTGGCCCATTCACATCCAG GTTGCTCACTACGCTGGTGTGTGCATGAAGCGTCTGGAGCGAACCACAGTCAACGGCAAGCGGCAGCGGCTGAAGAAACCCACGCTGGAGGAGATTGACCTGGCTCGTCTCCACATCTTCCGAGCCTCCATGTTTGGCAGCACCATTGAGGAGGTCATGGCACTGCAGAGGGACAG GTACCCCCACCGGCGCTTGCCTTGGGTTCAGACTACACTGTCAGAGGAGGTCCTGAGGCTGCAGGGGACCAACACAGAGGGCATATTTAGGGTTCCTGCTGACTTTgaggaa GTACACCAGTTGAAGcaggtggtggaccagtggGAGGTTGGTGACTGTGGTGAAGCCCACGTGTGTGCTGCACTACTCAAGCTGTGGTACCGGGAGCTGTACGAACCCCTCATCCCCGACTCCCTGTACCAGGCTGCCATCAACGCCCATGAGGATCCCCAGCAGGCAGTGGCCCTCGTCAACAACCTTCCAGAGATCAACAGGCTTGTGCTCTCCTATCTCATCAG GTTCCTACAGTACTTTGCCCAGCCAGAGATTGTGGCAGCCACCAAGATGGACGCCAGCAACCTGGCCATGGTAATGGCACCCAACTGCTTGCGCTGCACCAGCGACGACCCTCGCATCATTTACGAGAACACCCGCAAAGAAATGGCCTTCATCCGAACCCTGATACAAAACTTGGACACAGCCTTCATGGAGGGAGTGGTCTGA
- the LOC123505157 gene encoding rho GTPase-activating protein 39-like isoform X22 — protein sequence MAAERLEWVEIIEPSTRNIMFANLTTGQCVWDPPPGAHVKKFDDNQWWELFDTNTSRFYYYNATSQKTVWHRPQNCDIIPLAKLQLFSQQQIKQNTEVADDDDGRKVVKESIGTQTPAKLESGRSSDSSMSQSRTSLESSGYRLLESPRGSARDAKLALAGNSRVGERRSKEGDPASSPRSPDSMSSQSSPTHPQGAPGTPSSHRRPHPDRREPASRYKAAPQHDFALLQMAKQRSFDVSNYPKRSELNLDRPREIALSRSYSFMSRPRCHDEDGMHERFLVASSGGGSGSGGLRSVESTPQPRRRNKHDVAGSPDSSLGSHGYLSHRQRSDSSGLESLATPMMHRKQRSLESGKTRLRADLRPSSSAHTRLVASDSSPSPPSPKHEFSPFTFESPKGQDSGASTLTDKDTRSNYGRGSADSSPHSQVDSGLVSGTTGSRGSIDSNSRRTERPDKETKHSSTEATAKVSPSRPASEREGRRCSHRRHHHCSKHRTGNSAPAPGSGCGAPASTTTAPSGTTDSDRSDTLQSSSSSQHLVQASSGTNSHNHNSSSGSSSTAKQASPSSSSKQASPSTAGTGRQTSPSTTNTTSTTTTTTTTTTTAAAPGRQTSPQHHDLTHLYSNLEYVYEQPVYQYIMEQAKLTGYRFGDALFEDGDSLHSDDSAGRLDDSDEFADDEGMSNADSSSQEYLEDVNYLADDEMYSDFYMPFSWRNKTKLDEDDTVDGTKESQAPSAVHSGPGITAPSPQVAPRTSLPCTIPSAASHAPMPPNSLPLDTQHASLRRKQDASNHQPLYSPILEKGELSGGGGGTGSGGGQLGNRPLSISIPNMTDPTLTTNPVTGSLHRPSQGLTALSLMKKPPSESDFERYSGGGGGEGHNMEKYAQENLNIHTRGLLRKKVPVVDMISWTKDLIRKPMLATLDKSLKNQACDLFRLVQIYMSDRKPKPGMTLNSVGLDLVSTCFNTEDLRDELFVQICRQTTENHKRDSLRRGWELLAICLAFFPPSDKFNPYLAGYISRHCDPAFCSMFPDVSKWPIHIQVAHYAGVCMKRLERTTVNGKRQRLKKPTLEEIDLARLHIFRASMFGSTIEEVMALQRDRYPHRRLPWVQTTLSEEVLRLQGTNTEGIFRVPADFEEVHQLKQVVDQWEVGDCGEAHVCAALLKLWYRELYEPLIPDSLYQAAINAHEDPQQAVALVNNLPEINRLVLSYLIRFLQYFAQPEIVAATKMDASNLAMVMAPNCLRCTSDDPRIIYENTRKEMAFIRTLIQNLDTAFMEGVV from the exons GAAGAAATTTGATGACAACCAGTGGTGGGAGTTGTTTGATACCAACACGTCgcgtttctactactacaatgccACCTCACAGAAGACTGTCTGGCACCGACCCCAAAACTGTGACATCATTCCCCTGGCTAAGCTGCAG CTCTTCTCCCAGCAGCAGATCAAGCAGAACACGGAGGTGGCTGATGATGACGACGGCAGGAAGGTGGTCAAAGAATCCATCGGAACTCAGACCCCTGCTAAACTG GAGTCAGGTCGTTCCAGTGACAGTTCCATGTCACAGAGCCGCACTTCCCTGGAGAGCTCCGGCTACCGGCTGCTGGAGTCCCCACGGGGTAGTGCTAGGGATGCCAAGCTGGCCCTGGCAGGGAACAGCAGGGTGGGCGAGCGCCGCAGCAAGGAAGGAGACCCGGCTTCCTCCCCGCGCTCCCCCGATTCCATGTCTTCTCAGTCCTCCCCAACTCATCCCCAGGGGGCCCCTGGTACCCCCTCCTCCCACCGGCGACCTCACCCCGACAGAAGAGAGCCGGCCTCACGCTACAAGGCAGCACCGCAGCATGACTTTGCCCTGCTACAGATGGCCAAGCAGCGAAGCTTTGATGTCTCCAATTACCCCAAGCGGTCAGAGCTGAACCTGGACCGGCCGCGTGAAATAGCCCTCTCCCGTAGCTACAGCTTCATGTCTCGGCCGCGCTGCCATGACGAGGATGGCATGCACGAGCGCTTTCTGGTGgccagcagcggcggcggcagtgggtCCGGTGGCCTGCGTTCGGTGGAGTCCACGCCACAGCCGCGCCGCCGCAACAAGCACGATGTGGCCGGCAGCCCCGATTCATCCCTGGGCTCCCACGGCTACCTCAGCCACAGACAGCGCTCAGACAGTTCCGGCCTGGAGAGTCTGGCCACTCCCATGATGCACCGCAAGCAGCGCTCCCTGGAGTCTGGCAAGACCAGGCTGAGGGCAGACCTGCGGCCCAGCAGCAGCGCACACACCAGACTGGTCGCTTCAGATTCTAGTCCCAGTCCCCCGAGTCCCAAGCACGAGTTCTCCCCATTCACCTTTGAGTCTCCCAAGGGGCAGGACAGCGGGGCCTCCACGCTCACTGACAAAGACACTCGCTCCAACTACGGGCGGGGCTCAGCGGACAGCTCGCCACACTCCCAGGTGGACTCTGGCCTGGTGTCCGGCACCACCGGCAGCCGCGGCTCCATCGACAGCAACTCCCGGCGGACGGAGCGGCCGGATAAGGAGACCAAGCACTCCTCCACCGAGGCCACTGCCAAGGTCTCCCCAAGCCGGCCGGCCAGTGAGCGTGAGGGCCGCCGCTgcagccaccgccgccaccaccactgcagcaaGCACCGCACCGGCAACTCAGCCCCAGCCCCCGGCAGTGGCTGCGGTGCCccagccagcaccaccactgctccgtCAGGCACCACAGACAGCGACCGCAGCGACACCCTccagagcagcagcagctccCAGCACCTGGTGCAGGCCAGCAGCGGCACAAACAGCCACAACCACAACTCAAGctcaggcagcagcagcactgcCAAGCAGGCCTCccccagcagtagcagcaagcAGGCTAGCCCCAGCACTGCTGGCACAGGCCGGCAGACCagcccctccaccaccaacaccacctccaccaccaccaccaccaccaccaccaccaccactgctgccgctCCAGGCCGCCAGACCAGTCCACAGCACCACGACCTCACTCACCTCTACTCCAACCTGGAGTATGTGTATGAGCAGCCCGTCTACCAGTACATCATGGAGCAGGCCAAGCTCACAG GTTACCGGTTTGGTGATGCCCTGTTTGAGGATGGCGACTCCCTGCACAGTGATGACTCCGCCGGCCGCCTTGACGACAGCGACGAGTTTGCTGATGACGAGGGCATGTCCAACGCTGACTCCTCCTCACAG GAATACTTGGAGGATGTCAACTACCTGGCTGATGATGAGATGTATTCTGACTTCTACATGCCGTTCAGCTGGAGGAACAAGACCAAGCTGG ATGAAGATGACACAGtcgatggcaccaaagagagcCAGGCACCCTCGGCAGTCCACAGCGGGCCTGGCATTACGGCACCCTCCCCACAGGTGGCTCCCAGGACGTCTCTCCCTTGCACCATCCCCAGCGCTGCCTCCCACGCCCCCATGCCTCCCAACAGCCTCCCCCTGGACACCCAGCATGCCTCACTCAGAAGGAAACAGGACGCAAGCAACCACCAGCCTCTCTACTCACCCATCCTGGAGAagggcgag ctaagtggtggtggtggtggtactggtagtggtggaggacagCTGGGCAACcgtcctctctccatctccatcccGAATATGACTGACCCAACACTCACAACCAACCCTGTGACTGGCTCTCTCCACCGGCCCTCACAG GGGCTGACGGCTCTCTCCCTCATGAAGAAGCCTCCCTCAGAATCAGACTTTGAGCGGtacagcggcggtggcggtggcgaggGGCACAACATGGAGAAGTATGCACAAGAGAACCTCAACATCCACACCCGTGGCCTGTTGAGGAAGAAAGTGCCTGTTGTGGACATGATCTCATGGACAAAG GACCTGATAAGGAAACCCATGCTGGCCACCCTCGACAAGTCCCTAAAGAACCAGGCCTGCGACTTGTTCCGGCTGGTTCAGATCTACATGAGTGACCGCAAACCCAAACCAGGCATGACCCTCAACTCAGTAGGCCTGGATCTGGTGAGCACCTGCTTCAACACAGAGGACCTCAGAGACGAGCTCTTTGTGCAGATCTGCCGCCAAACCACTGAGAATCATAAGAG GGACAGTctgaggagaggatgggagctGCTGGCCATCTGCTTggcattcttccctccttcagacAAATTCAATCCTTACTTGGCTGGCTACATCTCCCGTCACTGCGACCCGGCCTTCTGCTCCATGTTTCCTGATGTTTCCAAGTGGCCCATTCACATCCAG GTTGCTCACTACGCTGGTGTGTGCATGAAGCGTCTGGAGCGAACCACAGTCAACGGCAAGCGGCAGCGGCTGAAGAAACCCACGCTGGAGGAGATTGACCTGGCTCGTCTCCACATCTTCCGAGCCTCCATGTTTGGCAGCACCATTGAGGAGGTCATGGCACTGCAGAGGGACAG GTACCCCCACCGGCGCTTGCCTTGGGTTCAGACTACACTGTCAGAGGAGGTCCTGAGGCTGCAGGGGACCAACACAGAGGGCATATTTAGGGTTCCTGCTGACTTTgaggaa GTACACCAGTTGAAGcaggtggtggaccagtggGAGGTTGGTGACTGTGGTGAAGCCCACGTGTGTGCTGCACTACTCAAGCTGTGGTACCGGGAGCTGTACGAACCCCTCATCCCCGACTCCCTGTACCAGGCTGCCATCAACGCCCATGAGGATCCCCAGCAGGCAGTGGCCCTCGTCAACAACCTTCCAGAGATCAACAGGCTTGTGCTCTCCTATCTCATCAG GTTCCTACAGTACTTTGCCCAGCCAGAGATTGTGGCAGCCACCAAGATGGACGCCAGCAACCTGGCCATGGTAATGGCACCCAACTGCTTGCGCTGCACCAGCGACGACCCTCGCATCATTTACGAGAACACCCGCAAAGAAATGGCCTTCATCCGAACCCTGATACAAAACTTGGACACAGCCTTCATGGAGGGAGTGGTCTGA